A stretch of Lathyrus oleraceus cultivar Zhongwan6 chromosome 6, CAAS_Psat_ZW6_1.0, whole genome shotgun sequence DNA encodes these proteins:
- the LOC127094584 gene encoding uncharacterized protein LOC127094584 codes for MDPIKYIFKKPAVTSRIARWKMLLTEYDIQYVTQKAIKGSVLSDYLAHLHVEGYQPLRFDFPEEDIMFIRDFTIPGSEISPEEGPELGLRWTLVFNGASNARGHGIGDVINSPTGFHLPFTTRLCFGYTNNMAEYEACIYGLEAAIDLRIKILKVYGDSALVISQVKGDWETRDSKLIPYKEHIRKPISYFDEISFHHIPREENQLADALATLASMFKVKWKNEAPSYHIDHLDEPAHCLAIEVDPNDKPWFYDINTFLENRQFPEGISITDKKALRKLSSKFFLNGDVLYKRNYDFVLLRCMDRHEASTIIKSIHEGYEGVHAKGPAMAKKILRDGYYWTTMEIECYKMEVVLPIEVEIPSLRVIMEADLDEAEWVQSRYDQLNLIEEKRLTAVCHGQL; via the exons atggatccgataaAGTATATCTTCAAAAAGCCTGCTGTTACTAGTAGAATTGCCCGATGGAAAATGTTGTTGACcgagtatgatattcagtatgTGACCCAGAAAGCGATAAAGGGGAGTGTTTTGTCTGACTACCTTGCTCACCTACATGTCGAAGGTTATCAGCcgttgaggtttgactttcctgaaGAAGACATTATGTTTATCAGAGACTTCACTATTCCAGGCTCCGAGATAAGCCCTGAGGAAGGCCCCGAACTAGGATTgcgatggacgctcgtgttcAACGGTGCTTCCAATGCTCGAGGACATGGCATAGGTGATGTTATCAATTCTCCAACCGGATTCCACCTTCCATTTACCACTAGATTATGTTTTGGCTACAccaataatatggcagaatatgaagcatgtatctacGGTTTGGAGGCGGccattgacttgagaatcaagaTTCTTAAGGTATATGgtgattcagctctggtgataagTCAAGTAAAAGGTGATTGGGAGACACGGGATAGCAAGTTGATACCTTACAAGGAGCATATCAGAAAGCCGATATCCTACTTTGATGAAATCTCTTTTCATCACATTCCTAGGGAAGAAAATCAGTTAGCAGATGCTCTAGCTACGCTGgcatctatgttcaaagtcaaatggaagaatgaagcaccatcCTATCATATTGACCACttagatgaaccagcacattGTCTAGCAATTGAGGTTGATCCTAATGATAAGCCCTGGTTCTATGACATAAACACATTTTTGGAGAATCGACAATTTCCCGAGGGTATATCCATTACTGATAAGAAGGCTCTGAGAAAACTCTCTTCCAAATTCTTcctaaatggtgatgtgttaTACAAACGAAATTATGATTTTGTACtactcagatgcatggatagacatgaagctAGTACGATCATAAAATCCATACATGAAGGCTACGAGGGTGTACATGCAAAAGGTCCTgctatggccaagaagatcctTCGAGATGGGTATTACTGGACGACAATGGAGATTGAATGTTACAA GATGGAGGTTGTCCTACCAATTGAAGTCGAGATCCCTTCACTAAGAGTCATCATGGAGGCTGACCTcgatgaagctgaatgggttcaatcacggtatgaccagctgaatctgaTAGAAGAAAAGCGTTTGACGGCCGTTTGTCATGGTCAGTTGTAA
- the LOC127094585 gene encoding uncharacterized protein LOC127094585, producing MKKRSHGGFPRKKEGEANVVTEGAHPEYQFPMVPMSYYPYLYIAATQYQQSTCQYQPQKGNIVPRELPTASPPFHRNHNHNASCAFRAGYIGHSTEDSWALKKRIQELIDQEILSFSEENPNVKTDPLQNHGGSVVNVVVEEEANESVLRVDDVKTQLSVILKRLEQFGFLVGIHDDCAVCEYDPDNCDELRGYNTKAVPWNYETTTYLGGKEICIPDTEIVNIAGAGGMTCSGCVFSPKYTPRVSPSPIIIPSKEKFIPTPTPQAGATVPATPNMTIVPVPTNVIDNKAAESEVSKGKGSMVENKQVEDHKKSITFEESQEFLKLIKKSDFKIVDQLNQTPSKISILCLLLTSEAHRKALLKVLNATHVMQDITVDQFDNVVANITSSRYLGFNEVELPPKFKGPEMRTITLIVRAFDGPRRQVIREVDLPICVGPHHFSITFPVMDINPAYSCLLGRPWIHAAGAVTSTLHQRLKFLIDDKLVIVCGEEDLLVSGLSSFIYFETDEGIVEIPLHYLEFEEVSSATANNDQSSAIILSSVRSAKQTSEKGPLSGWGKVVDVAEKRDIFGIGYHPATRKASPKKKQFNPVKFSSADFQNDHNVAVIGESSDSKPETPNVIRRCPPGFKLPNWTATMIPIVYLEKT from the exons ATGAAGAAGAGGTCACATGGGGGCTTCCCAAGGAAAAAAGAGGGGGAAGCAAATGTTGTGACGGAAGGTGCCCACCCCGAATATCAGTTTCCGATGGTCCCTATGTCGTACTATCCATATTTGTATATCGCTGCAACTCAATATCAACAATCGACGTGTCAGTATCAACCGCAGAAAG GGAATATTGTGCCAAGGGAACTACCAACAGCCTCTCCTCCCTTTCATCGTAATCATAATCATAATGCCTCATGCGCCTTTCGCGCAGGGTATATAGGACACTCCACAGAGGACTCTTGGGCTCTCAAGAAGAGGATTCAAGAGTTAATTGATCAAGAAATATTGTCCTTTTCCGAGGAAAACCCCAATGTGAAGACGGATCCCCTGCAAAATCATGGTGGTTCAGTAGTTAACGTTGTAGTTGAAGAGGAAGCAAATGAATCTGTACTGAGAGTCGACGATGTAAAGACTCAGTTGTCGGTTATATTGAAGAGACTTGAGCAGTTTGGGTTTCTAGTAGGTATACATGATGATTGCGCAGTATGCGAGTATGATCCAGACAATTGCGATGAGTTAAGAGGTTAT AACACCAAGGCAGTACCTTGGAATTATGAAACAACAACGTATTTGGGAGGAAAAGAAATTTGTATTCCTGACACTGAAATTGTCAACATCGCTGGAGCAGGAGGCATGACTTGCAGTGGCTGTGTATTCTCTCCAAAATACACTCCTAGGGTGTCTCCATCACCCATAATTATCCCGTCTAAGGAGAAGTTCATTCCTACTCCGACTCCGCAGGCAGGGGCAACTGTACCTGCCACTCCGAACATGACAATTGTTCCAGTTCCGACGAATGTTATTGATAACAAAGCTGCAGAATCAGAAGTGTCTAAAGGTAAAGGGTCGATGGTTGAGAATAAGCAAGTTGAAGATCACAAGAAGAGCATCACTTTTGAGGAAAGCCAGGAATTCctcaaattgatcaagaagagcGACTTTAAGATCGTCGACCAGTTGAAccagactccctccaaaatatccattttgtgtttgttgttgactTCTGAGGCTCACCGCAAAGCGTTGCTGAAAGTTCTAAATGCCACTCACGTGATGCAAGATATCACGGTCGATCAGTTTGACAACGTGGTTGCTAATATCACTTCCAGTAGGTATTTGGGATTTAATGAAGTAGAATTACCTCCTAAG TTTAAAGGGCCCGAGATGAGGACCATCACACTGATTGTCCGAGCTTTTGATGGCCCCCGAAGGCAGGTTATTAGGGAAGTTGATCTGCCCATCTGTGTTGGGCCTCACCACTTCAGCATTACCTTCCCAGTCATGGATATCAACCCAgcttacagttgtttgttgggcaGGCCGTGGATTCATGCCGCTGGGGCAGTCACCTCTACGCTGCACCAAAGGCTGAAGTTCTTGATTGACGATAAACTGGTAATCGTGTGTGGTGAAGAAGATCTATTGGTTAGCGGACTCTCGTCATTCATATATTTTGAGACAGATGAAGGAATTGTTGAGATTCCACTCCACTATTTAGAATTTGAAGAAGTCAGTTCTGCTACCGCCAATAATGACCAATCATCCGCCATCATTCTATCTTCAGTCAGAAGCGCCAAACAGACATCGGAGAAAGGCCCACTTTCCGGTTGGGGTAAAGTTGTTGACGTGGCAGAGAAGCGCGACATATTTGGTATCGGTTATCACCCAGCAACACGCAAGGCGAGCCCAAAGAAGAAGCAATTCAACCCAGTCAAATTCAGCAGCGCCGActttcaaaatgatcataatgtgGCAGTCATTGGAGAATCTAGTGACAGCAAACCAGAGACACCTAATGTCATACGCAGATGTCCTCCAGGGTTCAAGCTTCCCAATTGGACGGCTACCATGATTCCCATAGTGTACTTGGAAAAAACATAA